A part of Limihaloglobus sulfuriphilus genomic DNA contains:
- a CDS encoding nucleotidyltransferase domain-containing protein — MSTVSNNNVISRLFGKTRQAVLALFFTHPDESYYFRQVVKITGMGNGAIQRELKQLSDVGILNKKTMGRQVFYNANTECPIFEELSGMILKTSGVVDVIRKALAFKAEKINIAFIYGSLASGKVSSQSDIDLMVAGSVTFSEVVDLLMDVQAELAREINPSVYSLEEFIRKISEKHHFLTTVLKSPKIFIIGDDSELRKLVK, encoded by the coding sequence ATGAGTACAGTAAGTAACAATAACGTGATATCGAGGCTTTTTGGTAAGACCAGACAAGCAGTCTTGGCATTATTTTTCACCCACCCTGACGAATCTTATTATTTTCGCCAGGTAGTAAAGATCACCGGCATGGGAAATGGTGCGATTCAAAGAGAACTGAAGCAACTTAGTGATGTTGGAATATTAAACAAGAAAACTATGGGACGTCAAGTTTTTTATAATGCAAACACCGAGTGTCCAATTTTTGAAGAACTTTCAGGAATGATTCTCAAGACCTCTGGAGTGGTTGATGTTATTCGAAAAGCCTTAGCTTTTAAAGCTGAAAAAATCAATATAGCTTTTATCTATGGAAGTCTGGCCAGCGGCAAAGTAAGCTCTCAAAGTGACATTGATTTGATGGTTGCCGGTTCAGTCACTTTTTCAGAAGTTGTTGATTTATTGATGGATGTTCAAGCTGAACTTGCTCGAGAAATAAATCCATCAGTTTACTCATTAGAGGAGTTTATTAGAAAAATCTCTGAAAAACATCATTTTTTAACTACCGTATTAAAAAGTCCTAAAATTTTTATTATAGGAGATGACAGTGAGCTTAGAAAACTGGTTAAATAA
- a CDS encoding DUF4405 domain-containing protein, protein MANRQSFRFRAFVSVLTFFLFIGSAVSGVILFITPTGRVANWTGWAVWGLDKHEWAALHTDISTVFLIACVVHTWLNFKPMVSYFVGKINAARRLRLEWIAALIVCIIVCWGSIMPFTPFSSLQRLNEDIKAGWSNRQTERPPVPHAEMFSIERIAEQQETAVETVIENLAAWGIEADAGDILGAIAEKTGYTPQELFGIASGETPQAQQGGRRGSGSSSGSGSSSGSGSGFGQKTLSQACRELGVDVNAAVEFLRQNGIEADSGQTMRQIADGNNIRPGDLRQYLESVP, encoded by the coding sequence ATGGCTAACAGGCAGTCATTTCGCTTTCGTGCTTTTGTGTCAGTTTTGACGTTCTTTTTGTTTATAGGTTCTGCGGTTTCCGGGGTGATTTTATTTATCACTCCCACCGGACGGGTGGCAAACTGGACGGGCTGGGCTGTATGGGGTCTGGACAAGCACGAATGGGCCGCGCTGCATACGGATATCAGCACGGTATTTCTTATCGCCTGTGTAGTGCATACCTGGCTGAACTTCAAACCGATGGTCTCTTATTTTGTCGGCAAGATCAACGCCGCCCGCAGATTGCGCCTGGAGTGGATCGCGGCTCTGATAGTATGTATCATCGTGTGCTGGGGCTCTATCATGCCTTTTACCCCGTTCAGCTCGCTGCAAAGACTGAATGAAGACATCAAGGCCGGCTGGTCAAATCGGCAGACAGAACGCCCGCCGGTGCCCCATGCCGAGATGTTCAGCATCGAAAGGATCGCCGAACAGCAGGAAACCGCCGTCGAGACGGTCATAGAAAATCTCGCCGCGTGGGGAATCGAAGCTGATGCAGGCGACATACTCGGAGCTATCGCGGAAAAAACAGGTTATACGCCTCAGGAGCTGTTCGGAATTGCATCCGGTGAAACGCCGCAGGCTCAGCAAGGCGGCAGACGGGGTTCGGGCAGTTCCTCCGGCTCGGGCAGTTCTTCCGGTTCGGGCAGCGGCTTCGGCCAGAAAACACTCTCACAGGCCTGCCGCGAGCTGGGGGTTGATGTCAATGCCGCGGTTGAATTTCTCCGGCAAAACGGTATAGAAGCCGATTCCGGACAGACAATGCGTCAGATTGCTGACGGTAACAATATCCGCCCCGGTGACTTGCGCCAGTATCTGGAATCCGTGCCTTAA
- a CDS encoding M24 family metallopeptidase: MTMVIDKFDKILKDRCRSLAKAVSAKGYDAMLLTAASNVRYFTGFSGHDSWALVAGPRVYLVTDSRYTEQAQGECPACSIICRKGSIIDEIAKILARCRSVESLAVEEDIPLKACNGLKKKTKVRIRPVSGVIEKLRMIKSEPEVESIVKASEIAVKAVSNALKTIRVGMAESELAGRIEFEMRILVSSASFDTIVAFGANGSRPHHFPGQTKLRKNDVILIDFGAVFNGYCSDMTRCYAVGRVSTEYRKAYEAVKSAQAAGIAAIEAGLSMEVPDSAAREQIKTAGFPQYGHGTGHGLGLDVHEFPAITRLCKQKLEAGQVLTVEPGIYLPGQFGIRIEDDILVTETGCRVLTRDADKSPELEVLDI, encoded by the coding sequence ATGACTATGGTTATAGACAAATTCGACAAGATCCTCAAAGACCGCTGCCGCAGCCTGGCAAAGGCTGTTTCGGCGAAGGGCTATGACGCTATGCTGCTGACAGCCGCGTCAAATGTCCGCTATTTTACCGGTTTCAGCGGGCATGACAGCTGGGCTTTGGTCGCCGGGCCCAGGGTGTATCTGGTAACGGACAGCAGATATACCGAACAGGCGCAGGGTGAGTGCCCGGCCTGTTCGATAATATGCCGAAAGGGCTCCATAATTGATGAAATAGCGAAGATTCTTGCCCGCTGCCGCAGCGTTGAATCGCTGGCGGTTGAAGAAGATATACCATTAAAGGCCTGCAACGGGCTGAAAAAGAAAACCAAAGTGCGTATCCGGCCGGTGAGCGGAGTTATCGAAAAACTGCGGATGATTAAGTCCGAGCCGGAGGTTGAGAGTATCGTGAAGGCCTCTGAGATAGCCGTTAAGGCGGTTTCTAATGCACTTAAAACAATAAGGGTCGGCATGGCGGAAAGTGAGCTTGCCGGACGGATAGAGTTTGAGATGCGGATTCTGGTCTCTTCTGCGTCTTTTGATACCATCGTTGCCTTCGGCGCCAACGGCTCACGCCCGCACCATTTCCCCGGGCAGACAAAACTGCGGAAAAACGATGTCATACTTATAGACTTCGGCGCTGTTTTTAACGGATATTGCAGCGACATGACAAGATGCTATGCGGTAGGACGGGTAAGCACTGAATATAGAAAGGCTTATGAAGCCGTTAAGTCCGCGCAGGCCGCCGGCATAGCCGCGATTGAAGCCGGTTTGAGCATGGAGGTTCCCGATTCCGCCGCACGCGAGCAGATCAAAACTGCCGGATTTCCCCAGTACGGTCACGGCACAGGCCACGGGCTGGGGCTGGACGTGCACGAGTTCCCCGCAATAACAAGGCTCTGCAAGCAGAAACTCGAAGCAGGACAGGTACTGACCGTAGAGCCGGGGATCTATCTTCCCGGACAGTTCGGCATACGAATAGAAGATGACATTCTCGTTACAGAAACCGGCTGCCGGGTACTGACGCGGGACGCAGACAAAAGCCCCGAGCTGGAGGTACTGGATATCTAA
- a CDS encoding carbohydrate kinase family protein, giving the protein MNKQYDVMIAGHLCLDIIPLFPDTGIRDISEILRPGKLVNVENAKISTGGPVSNTGLNMKKLGMNVCFCSCVGDDQFGKIALDMLSHSGNADGIKVLEGKASSYTIVVAPPGIDRIFLHNPGTNDIFCADDLNTDLIKQSRHFHLGYPPLMEKMYTNEGKELAKIFRIAKECGATTSCDMTLPDPASASGKAPWRKILENILPYVDIHVPSIEETFYMLYPEKFLEMKKQHNNAELIDFISPEQYAAIADEILAMGAKMTTLKSGHRGFYIKTASKDKFAGLGAAKPADADNWADRELWSPAYTVEKFGSATGSGDSSIAGLLSGYLKGLTIEQSLKYAVCLGYQNVCVLDAVSGIKDWETSTSMIKAGMPLIDTHIDSQGWKYHDSLTLWAGPGDMLNK; this is encoded by the coding sequence ATGAACAAGCAATATGACGTAATGATAGCCGGCCACCTATGCCTGGATATAATACCCCTTTTCCCTGATACGGGAATACGTGACATCTCGGAAATACTGCGGCCGGGCAAGCTGGTCAACGTTGAGAACGCCAAGATAAGCACTGGCGGCCCGGTATCCAACACCGGCCTTAATATGAAAAAGCTGGGTATGAACGTATGTTTCTGCTCGTGTGTCGGCGATGACCAGTTCGGCAAAATCGCCCTGGACATGCTCAGCCACAGCGGCAACGCTGACGGCATAAAGGTTCTCGAAGGCAAAGCCAGCTCATATACAATCGTTGTGGCTCCTCCCGGGATCGACCGGATATTTCTGCATAACCCCGGCACAAACGATATTTTCTGCGCTGACGATCTCAACACAGATTTGATAAAACAGAGCAGGCACTTTCATCTGGGCTATCCCCCGCTGATGGAAAAGATGTACACAAACGAGGGCAAGGAGCTTGCAAAGATTTTCCGTATCGCCAAGGAATGCGGTGCTACAACCTCCTGTGACATGACCCTGCCCGACCCCGCATCGGCTTCCGGCAAAGCCCCGTGGCGTAAGATTCTCGAAAACATTCTGCCCTATGTAGATATTCACGTACCTTCAATAGAGGAAACATTTTACATGCTTTATCCCGAGAAATTCCTCGAGATGAAGAAGCAGCACAACAACGCCGAGCTGATAGACTTTATCAGCCCCGAACAATATGCCGCGATAGCCGATGAGATACTGGCTATGGGAGCCAAAATGACAACGCTCAAGAGCGGCCACAGAGGCTTTTACATAAAGACCGCATCAAAGGACAAATTCGCCGGCCTTGGCGCCGCCAAACCTGCCGACGCTGACAACTGGGCAGACCGTGAGCTCTGGTCGCCGGCATACACAGTAGAAAAATTCGGCTCTGCCACCGGCTCGGGCGATTCCTCTATCGCAGGCCTGCTAAGCGGTTACCTCAAAGGGCTGACTATCGAGCAGTCACTCAAATACGCGGTCTGCCTGGGTTATCAGAACGTATGTGTGCTCGATGCGGTTTCTGGCATAAAGGACTGGGAGACATCGACTTCCATGATAAAAGCCGGTATGCCCCTGATAGATACCCATATTGATTCCCAGGGCTGGAAATACCATGACAGCCTCACCCTGTGGGCGGGCCCGGGCGATATGCTCAACAAATAA
- a CDS encoding glycoside hydrolase family 172 protein — protein MLNGLSDIYRFHEARSRSISAENPDGRKGGGGMADKSTTLQPAAVNCFKELGKGWKCSPSRPVKAGEILELMNTDGPGIIRHIWITLDKKFYRDVIIRIYWDSQENPSVEAPVGDLFCCGWNERQNINAVPINVNPSGGMNIFFPMPFKKHARITVENDSPNELEHLFYTINYTIEPVEDDSLYFHALWRRTNPLEYKSDYVILPEVSGRGHYVGTFMSWQQNNAGWWGEGEIKMFLDDDSQYPTICGTGTEDYFGGAWCFDPGDGAEDYSAPFMGFGQVRGKSGDPGARMAMYRFHVHDPIFFKSRIRATMQAIGWRSGGRYLPLQDDISSVAYWYQALPTTEFEPLPDRNYREII, from the coding sequence ATGTTAAATGGACTCTCAGATATTTACCGCTTTCATGAAGCCCGGTCACGCTCCATCTCCGCAGAAAACCCCGACGGCCGCAAGGGCGGCGGAGGCATGGCTGATAAAAGTACCACCCTTCAGCCCGCGGCAGTAAACTGTTTCAAAGAGCTTGGAAAGGGCTGGAAGTGCAGCCCCTCGAGGCCGGTCAAAGCGGGAGAAATTCTCGAGCTGATGAATACCGACGGCCCCGGCATAATCAGGCATATATGGATTACTCTCGATAAGAAGTTCTACAGGGACGTTATTATCCGGATTTACTGGGACAGTCAGGAAAACCCCTCTGTTGAGGCGCCGGTTGGCGATCTGTTCTGCTGCGGCTGGAATGAGCGGCAGAATATAAACGCCGTGCCGATAAATGTTAACCCCAGCGGCGGCATGAACATATTCTTCCCCATGCCGTTCAAAAAACACGCCCGGATTACCGTTGAGAATGATTCTCCAAATGAACTTGAGCATCTGTTTTACACGATAAACTACACAATCGAGCCGGTAGAAGATGACAGCCTCTACTTTCACGCGCTCTGGAGAAGGACCAATCCCCTTGAATACAAGAGCGATTATGTGATTCTGCCGGAAGTCAGCGGCAGAGGGCATTATGTCGGAACCTTTATGAGCTGGCAGCAGAACAACGCCGGCTGGTGGGGCGAGGGTGAAATCAAGATGTTTCTCGATGATGACTCCCAGTATCCGACAATCTGCGGAACCGGAACAGAGGATTATTTTGGCGGCGCGTGGTGCTTTGACCCCGGAGACGGAGCAGAGGACTACTCCGCGCCATTCATGGGCTTTGGGCAGGTTCGCGGCAAATCCGGCGATCCGGGAGCAAGGATGGCAATGTACCGCTTCCATGTGCACGATCCGATATTTTTTAAATCCCGTATCAGGGCGACAATGCAGGCGATAGGCTGGCGCAGCGGGGGCAGATACCTGCCGCTGCAGGATGATATCTCCTCCGTGGCTTACTGGTATCAAGCGTTGCCGACGACTGAGTTTGAACCGCTGCCCGACAGAAATTACCGTGAGATAATATGA
- a CDS encoding 3-keto-disaccharide hydrolase encodes MKDKCFLVLVLSVFLTGIAFADDPFIGEYEGQICDSPVKACVVAREGSRYDITIFSLDNSLVPGGIELTSAVFGGNLYIMGTSAGRNWTGSIVKGKMKLTANYYSINGELEKIERESPTLGLQPPKDAIVLLPYQPGKKSSLEKWTNKDWTLLDDGSVQVKPGKGTNTTLKEFSSVKLHLEFNLPLEPHNAGQKRANSGVFFNKGSYEVQILDSFGLIPSNGDCGSIYSIKPPMVNASLPPQRWQTYDITFIAPETDKDGKITKKPRITVLHNGILIHDDVEIPRSTINPDFEQKTAGPISLQDHSNPVKFRNIWAVELD; translated from the coding sequence ATGAAAGATAAATGTTTTTTGGTATTGGTCTTATCTGTGTTTCTTACCGGAATTGCGTTTGCTGATGACCCGTTTATCGGTGAATATGAGGGTCAAATCTGCGATAGCCCGGTAAAGGCCTGCGTTGTTGCCCGCGAAGGTTCACGGTACGATATAACTATTTTCTCGCTGGACAATTCACTTGTTCCGGGAGGCATCGAGCTTACTTCAGCGGTCTTCGGCGGTAATTTGTATATTATGGGTACTTCTGCCGGCAGAAACTGGACAGGAAGCATAGTAAAGGGCAAAATGAAACTTACTGCCAATTATTACAGCATCAATGGAGAGTTGGAAAAAATAGAAAGAGAATCTCCTACTCTCGGCCTGCAGCCCCCCAAAGATGCAATTGTACTCCTGCCGTATCAGCCGGGCAAAAAAAGCAGCCTCGAAAAATGGACAAACAAGGACTGGACACTGCTTGACGATGGCAGTGTGCAGGTCAAGCCGGGCAAAGGAACAAATACAACTCTTAAAGAATTCTCCAGCGTTAAACTTCATCTCGAGTTCAATCTGCCCCTTGAGCCGCATAATGCCGGCCAGAAACGGGCAAACAGCGGCGTTTTCTTCAACAAAGGCTCGTATGAGGTGCAGATTCTCGATTCATTCGGGCTTATCCCCAGCAATGGCGACTGCGGCTCGATTTACAGCATAAAACCGCCGATGGTAAACGCATCTCTGCCGCCGCAGCGCTGGCAGACTTATGATATTACCTTTATCGCACCCGAAACGGACAAAGACGGCAAAATCACCAAAAAGCCCAGGATCACTGTCCTGCACAACGGCATACTTATTCACGACGATGTAGAGATACCAAGGTCAACCATCAACCCCGATTTTGAGCAGAAAACCGCGGGGCCGATCTCTCTGCAAGACCATTCTAACCCTGTAAAATTCAGAAATATATGGGCAGTTGAGCTGGACTGA
- the tadA gene encoding tRNA adenosine(34) deaminase TadA has translation MDNADNITLSTETHEYFMLEAIKAAQIALEAGDVPIGAVIVKNGRIIARGWNQREQLQDPTAHAEMIALTQASEHVGSWRLYGCTMYVTLEPCTMCAGALILSRIDRVVFACPDPKTGAAGSLYNIFEEPRHNHRVEVESGVLEEPCSMMLSDFFRNRRKQIAEEKNSV, from the coding sequence ATGGATAATGCTGATAACATAACACTCTCAACCGAAACGCATGAATATTTCATGCTGGAGGCGATCAAGGCGGCTCAGATTGCCCTTGAGGCGGGCGATGTGCCTATCGGAGCGGTTATCGTCAAGAACGGCCGGATAATCGCCCGCGGCTGGAACCAGCGTGAACAGCTGCAGGATCCGACCGCTCATGCCGAGATGATCGCCCTTACACAGGCCTCCGAGCACGTGGGCAGCTGGCGGCTTTACGGCTGCACGATGTATGTAACCCTTGAGCCGTGCACGATGTGCGCCGGCGCTTTGATCCTCTCGCGGATTGACAGGGTGGTTTTTGCCTGCCCCGACCCCAAGACCGGCGCCGCCGGCAGCCTGTACAACATCTTTGAAGAACCGCGGCATAATCACCGGGTAGAAGTAGAGTCCGGCGTACTCGAAGAGCCATGCTCGATGATGCTCAGCGATTTTTTCAGAAACCGGCGAAAACAGATCGCAGAGGAGAAAAACAGCGTCTAA
- the pgi gene encoding glucose-6-phosphate isomerase: MLKKINPAKTKAWQKLQEHYALFSDANSDRVEMRELFRNDPERFVKFSSKFEDMIVDYSKNIITDETLELLFELAEECGLKDGIEAMFTGEKINETENRAVLHTALRNRSNKPVMVDGEDVMPKINAVLEQMKDFSNRLSSGDWRGCTGKAITDIVNIGIGGSDLGPFMVTEALKPYWGNITPHFVSNVDGTHISEVLKKVCPETTLFIIASKTFTTQETMTNAFTARGWFLKNTDGESDVSKHFVAVSTNREEVEKFGIDPENMFVFWDWVGGRYSLWSAIGLSIVCTIGYDNFIELLEGAHAMDMHFRETSLSENIPAILAFIGIWYNNFFGAETEAILPYDQYMHRFAAYFQQGNMESNGKQVDRSGSRVDYQTGPIVWGEPGTNGQHAFYQLIHQGTKPIPCDFIAPAQTHNPVSDHHQKLLANFFAQTEALMMGKTEEQVRRELTDAGKTEEQIKTLLPFKVFPGNKPTNSILVKKITPRTLGSLIAMYEHKIFTQGVIWNIFSFDQWGVELGKQLAGNILPELTQDNEIDTHDCSTNGLINTYKQMRNK, encoded by the coding sequence ATGCTTAAGAAAATAAATCCCGCAAAGACAAAAGCCTGGCAGAAACTGCAAGAGCATTACGCCCTTTTCAGTGATGCTAATTCCGACCGTGTCGAGATGAGGGAGCTTTTCCGGAACGATCCGGAGAGATTTGTCAAATTCTCGTCTAAATTCGAGGATATGATCGTTGATTATTCGAAAAACATCATAACCGATGAAACCCTCGAGCTGCTTTTCGAGCTTGCCGAGGAATGCGGGCTCAAAGACGGTATCGAGGCGATGTTTACCGGCGAAAAGATCAACGAAACCGAAAACCGTGCCGTTCTGCATACAGCCCTGCGGAACCGCTCCAACAAGCCGGTTATGGTTGACGGCGAGGACGTAATGCCCAAAATCAACGCAGTGCTTGAGCAGATGAAAGACTTCTCCAACAGGCTCAGCAGCGGCGACTGGAGAGGCTGCACGGGCAAAGCGATTACCGATATTGTAAACATCGGCATCGGCGGCTCAGACCTTGGCCCGTTTATGGTCACCGAAGCCCTGAAGCCTTACTGGGGCAATATCACGCCTCATTTTGTCTCCAATGTTGACGGCACGCACATAAGCGAGGTTCTCAAAAAGGTTTGCCCCGAGACGACGCTGTTTATAATCGCCTCCAAGACCTTCACCACCCAGGAAACCATGACAAACGCCTTTACCGCCCGCGGCTGGTTTCTGAAAAACACCGACGGCGAGTCAGATGTCAGCAAGCATTTTGTCGCCGTATCCACCAACAGGGAAGAGGTCGAAAAGTTCGGCATAGACCCGGAAAACATGTTCGTGTTCTGGGATTGGGTCGGCGGCCGCTACTCGCTATGGTCGGCAATCGGACTTTCGATCGTATGCACCATCGGATACGATAACTTTATAGAGCTGCTCGAAGGCGCTCACGCGATGGACATGCATTTCCGCGAAACCTCCCTGAGCGAAAACATACCGGCAATACTGGCATTTATCGGCATCTGGTACAACAACTTCTTTGGCGCAGAAACCGAAGCTATCCTGCCTTATGATCAGTATATGCACCGTTTCGCGGCGTATTTCCAGCAGGGCAACATGGAGAGCAACGGCAAACAGGTTGACCGCAGCGGCAGCCGTGTTGACTACCAGACCGGCCCGATAGTATGGGGTGAGCCCGGCACAAACGGCCAGCACGCTTTCTATCAGCTTATACACCAGGGCACAAAACCTATACCGTGCGATTTTATCGCCCCGGCGCAGACACACAACCCCGTAAGCGACCACCATCAGAAACTTCTGGCAAACTTCTTCGCCCAGACAGAGGCACTGATGATGGGCAAAACCGAAGAACAGGTACGCCGCGAGCTGACTGATGCCGGCAAAACAGAAGAGCAGATAAAAACGCTGCTGCCTTTTAAGGTATTCCCCGGGAACAAACCCACAAATTCGATACTGGTAAAAAAGATAACACCCCGCACGCTTGGTTCGCTTATCGCGATGTATGAACATAAAATATTTACCCAGGGCGTGATATGGAACATCTTCAGTTTCGATCAGTGGGGAGTTGAGCTGGGCAAGCAGCTGGCGGGCAATATCCTGCCGGAATTGACACAGGACAATGAAATAGACACACACGACTGTTCGACCAACGGACTGATAAACACTTATAAGCAAATGCGGAATAAGTAG
- a CDS encoding arylsulfatase yields MKITRRDFVRISAAGLAASAIPQAMGLSSRNTTAGKPNILLILADDMGYSDSQCYGGEIKTPNLAKLAENGLRFTQLYSTGRCWPSRACILSGYYAQQIRRDKIKDRIEMGDRPGWAKLLPEMLKPAGYKSYHSGKWHIDGTPIEAGFDRSWGRHQHGCDWDRFFDSKTWQEDGIKSPVKPGEPYYSTTAIADHTIACLKLHQQNTPDTPFFQFTAFYSPHWPLHALQEDIDAYRGEYSRGWDLIRQQRWQRMKKMGIVDCALSKREDEIAPSWNLKPDELTEYLGEGEEGHAVAWDKLSEEQKKFQAEKMEIHAAMITRMDAEIGRIIAQLKEMGEYENTLIIFVSDNGASAELYMRGDGHDKNAPKGSAATFMCLGPGWSTAANTPFRLHKYWNHEGGISSPCIVHWPRGIKDKGRLRHNPGHFIDFVPTALDAAGVELQENAPARPGMSLLPAFAKDNTVKHEYLWWAHEGNRAIRKGDWKLTAGYGTGGPEQKWQLYNIKKDRCEMNDLAAKYPEKVQQLKKLWEETVKQFENDLADSG; encoded by the coding sequence ATGAAGATCACACGTCGCGATTTTGTTCGTATCTCAGCCGCGGGGCTTGCCGCTTCTGCAATACCGCAGGCAATGGGCCTGTCATCCAGAAACACAACAGCCGGAAAACCAAATATTCTGCTCATACTCGCTGATGACATGGGATATTCGGATTCTCAATGCTATGGCGGAGAGATAAAAACCCCAAATCTGGCGAAACTCGCAGAAAACGGGCTTCGCTTCACACAGCTCTACTCGACCGGCAGGTGCTGGCCGTCGCGGGCGTGTATTCTCAGCGGCTACTACGCGCAGCAAATCCGCCGGGACAAGATCAAAGACAGGATAGAGATGGGAGATCGGCCCGGTTGGGCGAAACTGCTGCCGGAGATGCTCAAACCCGCCGGCTACAAATCCTACCACAGCGGCAAATGGCACATTGACGGAACACCGATCGAAGCCGGTTTTGACCGCTCCTGGGGCAGGCACCAGCACGGATGCGACTGGGACCGCTTCTTCGACTCAAAAACCTGGCAGGAAGACGGCATCAAATCGCCGGTAAAGCCCGGAGAGCCCTACTACTCTACGACCGCCATAGCCGACCACACCATCGCGTGCCTGAAACTGCACCAACAGAACACGCCGGATACTCCATTCTTCCAGTTCACAGCGTTTTATTCGCCTCACTGGCCCCTACACGCACTCCAGGAGGACATAGACGCCTACCGCGGCGAGTATTCCCGGGGCTGGGACCTGATCCGGCAGCAACGTTGGCAGCGCATGAAAAAGATGGGGATTGTCGATTGCGCCCTTTCAAAACGTGAAGACGAGATTGCGCCGAGCTGGAACCTAAAACCGGATGAACTCACCGAATATCTCGGCGAGGGTGAAGAAGGGCACGCGGTTGCGTGGGATAAGCTCAGCGAGGAGCAGAAAAAATTCCAGGCCGAGAAAATGGAGATCCACGCCGCGATGATAACGCGGATGGATGCAGAAATCGGCCGTATTATCGCACAGCTCAAGGAGATGGGAGAATACGAAAACACCCTTATAATCTTCGTCAGCGACAACGGTGCCAGCGCTGAGCTGTATATGCGGGGCGATGGGCACGACAAGAACGCCCCCAAAGGCTCCGCCGCAACGTTCATGTGCCTGGGGCCGGGCTGGTCAACCGCCGCAAACACTCCTTTCAGGCTGCACAAATACTGGAACCACGAAGGCGGCATATCCTCACCTTGCATCGTCCACTGGCCGCGGGGGATAAAAGACAAGGGCCGGCTGCGCCATAACCCGGGGCATTTCATAGACTTTGTCCCAACGGCACTCGATGCCGCCGGAGTTGAACTTCAGGAAAATGCTCCGGCCAGGCCGGGAATGAGCCTGCTGCCGGCATTCGCCAAAGACAACACAGTAAAACACGAATATCTATGGTGGGCGCATGAGGGAAACCGGGCGATCAGAAAAGGCGACTGGAAACTCACTGCCGGATACGGTACCGGCGGCCCCGAACAGAAATGGCAGCTTTACAACATCAAAAAGGACCGCTGCGAAATGAATGACCTTGCCGCCAAATACCCCGAAAAGGTTCAGCAGCTGAAAAAACTGTGGGAAGAGACGGTTAAGCAGTTCGAAAATGACCTTGCAGATTCCGGTTAG